Below is a window of Candidatus Viadribacter manganicus DNA.
GTTCAAGGTGAAGCGCGCCCGCGCGTTGAAGCGACACTCGCAGCGCAAGTTGCCGGTCGCGTCGTCTGGGCAAGCCCAAAATTTGCCGAAGGCGGCTCCTTCACAGAAGGCGAAGTCATGGCGCGCATCGATGCAGCCGACTACCAGCTCGCCGTCGTGCGCGCGCGAGCGCAAGTTGCCCAAGCGCAAGAAGCGCTTACACGCGAAGAAGCCGAAGGCGAACTCGCACGCCAAGATTGGCAAGCACTTGGCCGCGGTGAAGCGCCGCCACTTGCGGTGCGCGAGCCGCAATTGGCGCAAGCGCGCGCGCAACTGGCTTCTGCTGAGGCCTCGTTGCGTTCGGCGGAACTCGATCTCAACCGCGCCTCGATCCGCGCCCCATTCACAGGCCGCGTGCGCGAGCGCCGCGCGAACGTCGGCGACTATGTCGGCCCCGGCTCACCGGTCGCCGTGATGTTCTCGACGGACTCGATGGAAATTCGCGTTCCGCTCACGGACGCCGACCTTGCATCGATGCATTTGCCGGTTGGCTTTAACGCAAGCACCGCCAACCCCGGCCCCGCCGCGCACGTCACCAGCGTGACGGGCGGCCGCATCCAGGCTTGGGAAGGCCGCTTAGTGCGCACCGAAGCTTCCGTCGATGCGCGCACGCGCCTCGTCTACGGCGTCGTCGAAGTGCGAGATCCATTTAGCGCGCGTCACACCGCACCGCTGGCGCCAGGCATGTTCGTGATGACGCGCCTCGAAGGCTCAAATCGCGAAACGCTCGTCGCAGCGCCTCGTAGCGCTCTGAAGCGTAACGAGTTCGTTTATGTCGTGACCGCGCAGAACACGATCGACGTGCGTCAGGTGCGCGCCGCTCAAACGACCGCCGACGAAGTGCTCTTCCGAGAAGGATTGGCCGACGGCGAGCGTGTGGTGGTCTCTGTGCTCACCTCTCCGCGTCAAGGGATGGAAGTGACGCCGATCGACCGCGAAGGCGAAACGACGCCGGCCGCTACACCTCCGGCGCAGCCGTCTGAACAAGAACTCGAAATTCGCCGCTAACTGAAACTCCGCCTCGCCGACGCGAGGATTGAAGGACTAGTCTTATGCTGAAGGGCCTCGTCGCCTGGTGGGGGCACAACCCCGTCGCCGGCAACCTGTTGATGGTCTTCGTGGTCGTCGCGGGCATCTTCTCCTTCAACAAGATGGAGAAGGAGTTCTGGCCGCCAGGACGCGACAACAGCGTCTACGTGCAAGCCTCATGGGCCGGCGCCAGTCCCGAAGACATGGAAAGCCAGGTCATCATCCGCATCGAGGAAGCGACCGCTGGCCTCGACGGTGTTGACTGGGTGCGCTCGCGTTCGGGCGAAGGTTTCGGCTGGGTGAGCATTCAGTCTGAGTCAGGCGCCGATATCGACGCGATGACGCAGGAAGTGCGCTCGCGCGTGGAATCGATTTCCGGCCTCCCCTCGGGCATGGATCCGATCCGTGTGACGCGCCAGGTTGGCCGCAACGCCTCTTTCATTATCGGCCTTCACGGCAACGTCGATGAACGGACACTGCGAGACACCGCTGAGCGCTTGCGCGATACGATTTCGCTGCTTCCGGGCGGGGCGAACACCGAAGTGTGGGGCGCTCGCCCCCCAGAAGTTTCGATCGAAGTCTCTGAAGCTTCGCTGCAAGCCTTTGGCCTGACATTCGACGACGTCGCACGCGCGGTCCGGTCGAGCTCAGTCAATGCGGGCGCAGGCGCGGTGCGCACCGCTGACGGCAACTTCCAACTGCAGGCTCGCAACCTCGCAGACACGGAACTTGATTTCGAGAACATCATCATTCGGCAGACGCCGGATGGCGGCATCGTGCGTGTTGGCGACGTCGGCACCGTGAGCGACGGCTTCGTCGACAGCAACCTTTACTCACGCATGAACGGCGAGCCGGCGATGCTGGTGGCGCTGCAGACAGCGGACCAGTTCAACATCTGGGACACATCGAAGGCTGTCGATGAAGCGCTCGAAGAGTTCCGCACGACGCTGCCGCAAGGCCTGCAGCTGACGATCGTGAACGACGAGTCCGAAGGCTACAACGAGCTCTTGGGCTTGCTCTTCCAAAACGCGGCACAGGGCTTCTTCCTCATCTTCTTCCTGCTGCTGCTGACGCTGCATCCGAAAGTGGCGTTCTGGTCGACGCTTGGCGTTATGACGGCCTTTGCAGGCTCGTTCTTCCTGCTGCCTTACATCGGCGTCTCGCTGAACTTCATGAGCGTGTTCGGTTTCCTGCTGGTGCTTGGCATCATGGTCGACGACGCGATCATCGTCGGCGAGGCTGTCTATGAACGCGCCGAGAAAGGTCACCACGGCGCCGATGCAGCAATCCTTGCGACGCAAATGGTGCTAAAACCCCTCGTTGCTTCGGTGTTCGTGACCATGATCGCGTTCGCGCCGATGATGATGTTCTCGGGCGAAGTGCGTCAGTTTACGAGCGCGATCTCGATGGTTGTGATCTCGACGCTGATTTTCTCGCTGATCGAAAGCTTGATCATCCTGCCGGCGCACTTGGCGCACGTTACAAAGCCGAACCCAACCGGAAACTCTGTGATGGATCGGCTGATGCGCATCCAGCAGAAGTGTGCGCACTCGGTGCTTTGGGTTGCGGAGCATTTGCACGGACCGCTCGTTCGCGGCGCCGTCAAGCTGCGCTATTTCACCTGGGCGATCTTTCTCGTCATCATGGTGCTCGGCGTCGGCCTGATGGTCTCGGGTCGCGTGAAGCAGACGTTCATGCCCGAAGTCGAAGGCGACTTCATGATGGCCAACATCACGCTGCCGCAAACAACGCCGTTCTCACGCATGGAGCAAGTTGGCGCGCAACTCGACGCCGCACGTCGAGCACTAGAGGAAGAGACGCAAGAGCAAGCTTACGAAGACCCCCTGACCGGCCAACAATCACGCGGCGTCGTGCGCTCGTGGAGCCAGTTCATCGACGAGAACACGATCCAAGCTTACGTCGGCCTCACGCCGCCGGAAACGCGCCCGGACATGCGCTCGCGCCACATCACTGAGCGCCTGGAGCAATTGCTGGGTGAGGTGCCCGATGCCGACCAGGTCAGCTTTTCACTCTCCGGATCGGGCTCGCCCAGCATCGATCTCGCGCTGATCAGCAACAACAAGGAAGACCTTGAGATCGCGGTTGAAGAGTTGAAGGCGCGCCTGCTGCAATTCGAGGGCGTCACCAGCGTTCGCGACAGCCAAGATGCGGCTAACGAAGAGTTGCGCTTCCATCTGCTGCCGGGCGCCGAACAACTTGGCATCACGCTCGTGGATATCACGCGCCAAGTGCGCCAAGCGTACTTCGGCGAAGAAGCGCAGCGCTTGCCGCGTAACGGCGATGACGTTCGCGTCTATGTTCGTTATCCGCGCGATGACCGGCGTACTCTGGAGAGCTTGGGCTCCTTCCGCATCCGTACGTCAGATGGCCGTGAAGTTCCGCTCGCGGCAGTGGCGACGTGGGAATTTGCGCCAGGCGTGACCGGCCTTGATCGGCGCCAACGTCAAAGCTCGATCCTGGTCACGGCCGATCTGGTCAACGCCGAGGCGCGCAATGACATCATGCGCACGCTCGACAGCGACTTCTGGCCGAACTTCGAAGCCCGCTACACCACCGTGTCGCGCCGCTCGATTGGCGAAGCCGAGGGCCAACAGGAATTCATGAACGAGTTCCTGATGCTGATGACGCTGGCGTTTGCTGCGATCTATTTCCTGCTCGCAGTGACGTTCCGCTCATACGCGCAGCCGCTCATGATCTTGTGCGTAATTCCATTCGCCATCGTCGGGGCGTTGCTGGGCCACTTGATGTTTGGGATCAGCTTTGCGCTGTTCTCGTGGCTGGGCATGATCGCCGCCATCGGCGTCGTCGTGAACGACAACGTCGTGCTCGTGGACCGCTGTAACCAGATCCGCGGCTACTTCGCGCTACGTCTCAAAGGAACCGGTCCGGCATTGCCCGAGGACGGCGCCTGGGAGCCGCACGAAATCACGCTCCCGAATGGTCAAGTGGTCGAGTACGTGGGCATCGCGCCCGATCTTGAGCCGCACGAAGAGATGATCATCGAAGGGGCGGAGCACGGGTTCAAAAAGGGCCCAATCGAGCTGAAAACGTCGTCGACCATGAGCGACGGCCCCGAATACCGCGAGCGGGCGGAAGAACTCGAAGGCATGGGCTTCCAAGTCATGCGAGTCACGGCCGAACGCGGCATCACAGAGGCCTCGGTGTCGCGTTTCCGGCAGATCTTCCTCACATCGGTGACCGAATTCATCGGCACTTCGCCAATGATTTTGGAGAACGCGGCCATCGTTCAATTCTTGAAGCCGATGGTCATCAGCTTGGCGTTTGGCGTTCTGATCTGTATGCCTGCGACCTTGATACTGACGCCTGTCTTCTACATGATCGGCCTCGATATTAAGCGCGCGGTCGGCGGCACGTTTGGCTTCTACGGACGCCTTTACGGGGGCCGTCGCAAAGTGGCTGCGGCAGAATAACGAACTGAATTTTCGGAGGGTACTAGATGATGATGTTGACTCGCCGCGCCATGGGCGCGTCGTCAGTCGCACTGTTGGCCGGCTGTGCAACGGGCGCTGCCACAACCGGCGAAACGGCTCCAGCGCGAGCGCCTGCAGCGATCGGCGCATGGGGCGTCGATCTCACTGCGCGCGATTTGAACGTGAAGCCGGGCGACGATTTTTTCCGTTACGCCAACGGCACGTGGCTCACCAACACGCAAATCCCCGCCGACCGTACGCGCTGGGGCACGTTCGATATCTTGCGTGAAAAGGCCGACAACGACGCGCGCGTCATTATCGAAGAAGTTGCTCTTGCCGGCGGCGCGCCAGGCACGAACCAACAGAAGATCGCAGACTTCTACAACTCGTTCCTGAACCAGCAGGCGATCGATGCTGCAGGCCTCACGCCGCTGCAAAGCGAACTCGCCGCCATCCAAGCGCTGCGCACGCACGAAGAAGTCATCCGCTTCATCGCAACACCGGGCATCGCGGTGAATTCTCCGATCGCGGTTTATGTCGGCCTCGATGACCGCAACCCGAACCGCTACATCTGCACGATGACGCACGCGGGCATCGGCCTGCCGGAGCGTGAATACTATCGCCGAACCGACGGCGAGTTCCCGAACATCCGTCGCGAGTACGAAGCGCACATCACGCGCCTGATGACACTCGCAGACCAAAGCAACGCCGGCGCTCAAGCACGCCGCATCGTCGCGCTGGAAACGCAGATCGCGGAACGTCACTGGCCGATCGCCGATCGGCGCGATCGCGATCGCACCTACAACCTGAAGACCCGCGCCGAGATCCGCGCACTGGCGCCGAACTTCCCGTGGGACGCTTCGTTCGACGCAGCCGGCCTCGGCGGTGTCCAAGAAGTTGTGATCTCCGAGCTTTCGGCAATGGGTCCGCTTGCGAACCTGTTCATGGCGACGCCGGTTTCGACCTGGAAGTCCTACCTCACCTATCACCTCGTTCGTAACAATGCAGCGGTGCTGCCCAGCAACATTGATGCGGAAGTGTTTGCCTTCTACGGCACAACGCTCTCGGGCCAGCCGCAGCAGCGCGAGCGCTGGAAGCGCGCCGTGCAGGCGGTCAATGGCGCGATGGGCGAAGCCATCGGTCAGATCTACGTGCAGCGTCACTTCCCGCCGGCCTCGAAGCAGCAAATGACGGAGCTCGTCGAAAATCTGCGCACGGCCTACGGCCAACGCATCGACGCCCTCACCTGGATGTCAGCCGAGACGAAAGTTGCGGCACGCGAGAAGCTGGCGACATTCCGTCCGAAGATTGGCTACCCGGATCGCTGGCGCGATTACGCAGCGCTTGAAGTTCGAGCCAATGACGCGTTCGGCAACGCCAAGCGTCAGGGCATCTTCGACTGGAACTTCGACCTCGCACGCTTGGCCCGCCCGACCGACAAGGACGAGTGGTTCATGACGCCGCAAACCGTGAACGCGTACTACAATCCGACGTTCAACGAAGTCGTGTTCCCAGCCGCCATCCTGCAACCGCCTTTCTTCGATGCAAACGCTGACCCGGCTGTCAATTACGGCGCCATCGGCGGCGTCATCGGCCACGAAATGGGCCACGGCTTCGACGACCAAGGCGCAAAGTCTGATGCTCAGGGCGTGTTGCGCGATTGGTGGAACGCCAACGACGTTGCTGCCTTCACGCAAGTGACGGACCGCCTGGCTGCGCAATACGATGCGTTCACGCCGCTCGAAGGCATCCACGTCAATGGTCGCCTCACACTCGGCGAGAACATCGGCGACAACGGCGGCCTGCAAGTTTCGCGTCACGCCTATCAGCTCTCACTGAACGGCCAGCCCGCAGAAACGATCGACGGCATCACCGGTGATCAGCGCTTCTTCCTCGGTTGGGCGCAAGCTTGGCGCGCCCTCATCCGCGACGCCGCCCTGCGCAACCAAATCCTGACCGATCCGCACTCACCATCAGTCTATCGCTGCAACGGTACGGTGCGGAACATGGATAGCTGGTACGAAGCGTTCAACGTCCAACCGGGCGACGCGCTCTACCTCGCGCCGGCCGACCGGGTCACAATCTGGTAAGCGCGTAGACTGCGCGAACTGTGAAAGGGGGAGCCGCTTGGCTCCCCCTTTTTCGTTGCCGCTTTGCGATCAAGTCCCGGATTGACGCGGCTGATGGCAATCTTCGATCTTGCGGCGACCGAGCCCGGCCAGGATGATCCGGTCAACTTGGAGGTTTCATGGTCAGCTTTAGCCGTCGCGCCTTTGGCGCATCCACACTCGCGCTCGCCGCTGGCTGTGCTACCGGAACCAACTCAAGGGGTGGCGCCAGCTCAAGTGGCGCCAACGCCGCGATTGGCGCTTACGGCCTCGATCTCAGTGCAGGCGACGCAAGCGTGCAGCCTGGCGACAATTTCTTCCGCTATGCCAACGGCCGCTGGCTCGACACGACCGAGATCCCGAACGACCAGCGCAGCTGGGGTACGTTCGTCATTCTCGGCGAAAAGGCGAGCCAAGATCAGCGCGTCATCATCGAAGAAGTAGCGCTCGCCGGCGGCGCCGCAGGCTCGGTTCAACAAAAGATCGCCGCAACCTACAACGCCTACCTGAATACGGACGCCATCAACGCGCGCGGCCTCGCCCCGCTGCAAGAAGATCTCGTAAGCATCGCGGCGCTGCGCACGCATGAAGATGTTATCCGCGCCATGGCTCGCGACGACATCCCGACCAACGGCCCGATCGTGGCCTTTGCCGGTCTCGATGCACGCAACCCGCAGCGCTATGTGGTGAGTTTCACACATGCTGGCCTAGGTCTGCCCGAGCGCGAATATTATCGGCGCTCCGATGGCGAAGCTACGCGCACGGCCTACGTCGCCTACGTCGAGCGCGTTCTTACGCTGGCTGGCCAATCGAACGGCGCGGCCAAGGCGCGCGCCATTATGGCGCTCGAAACGCAGATCGCGGAATTGCATTGGCCCGTCGCGGATCGCCGCCAACGCGACCGGACGTACAACCTAAAATCCCGCGCCGAGTTGCGCGCCATTGCACCGAACTTTCCGTGGGACGCCGGGCTCGAGGCGGCTGGCATGGGCGCGGCCACGGAAGTGGTCGTTCGCGAACTCAGCGCCATGGCGCCATTGGCTCAGCTTTTCTTGGCAACGCCCGTCGCAACATGGCGCGACTATCTTACCTTCAATCTCATCAGCGGCAGCGCCGACGTTTTACCGAGCGCGATTGATGAAGCGAATTTCGATTTCTATGGTCGCACGCTGAACGGACAGCCCGAACAACAGGAACGCTGGAAGCGCGCCGTTGATGTGATCGACAACGTGATGGGCGAGGCTGTCGGCCAGCTCTACGTGCAGCGTCACTTCCCGCCTGAAGCCAAGGCGCAAATGCTGGAGTTGGTCGAGAACCTCCGCCGCGCCTATTCACAACGCATCGATCAATCGCCCTGGATGACGGCGGAAACCAAAGTCGTGGCGCAAGAGAAGCTCGCCGCGTTCGTGCCACGCATCGGTTATCCGGACCGCTGGCGTGACTTCACGGGTCTCGAAGCCAGCGCGGACGACGCCTACGGCAATGCCAAACGCGCCAACAAGTTCAACAATGACTGGGCAACCGCGCGCTTATGGCGCCCTGTCGATCGCGGCGAATGGAATATGACGCCGCAGACGGTGAATGCCTCATACAATTCTGTGCTCAACGTCATCACCTTCCCAGCTGCTATCCTGCAGCCGCCCTTCTTCGATCCGCACGCCGATGCTGCCGTGAACTACGGCGCGATCGGCGGCGTCATCGGACACGAGATGGGACACGGCTTCGACGACCAGGGCGCAAAGTCCGATGCGCGCGGCATCCTCCGTGATTGGTGGAGCCCACAAGATGTGGCGGCGTTCCAGGACGTTACCGGCAGACTGTCGGCGCAGTATGATAGCTTTGAAGCGCTGCCAGGCCTCAACGTGAACGGTCGCCTGACACTGGGCGAAAACGTTGGAGACAATGGCGGCCTGCAAGTGGCGCTTCGCGCTTATGAGCTCTCCCTCGGCGGGCGCGCAGCGCCTGTGCGCGACGGATTGACGGGTCAGCAGCGCTTCTTCCTTGGTTGGGCGCAGGCTTGGCGCTCAAAGTATCGCGACGAAGCAATGCGAAATCTCGTGCTGACCAATCCGCACTCGCCCCCGCAGTTCCGCGTCAACGGCGTCGTGCGCAACATGGACGCTTGGTACGAGGCGTTCGGTGTGACGCCGGACAATGACCTCTATTTGCCGACCAACGAGCGCGTCACTATCTGGTGAGATCTTAGTCGTACTTCGCGTTCATATGACTCCAGCTCGCTTGGGTCAGCTCGCGGAGTACGGCCTCGTCCACATCGGCAAGCTTATTGATGTAGAGGCATGACCTGCCGGTCTTGTGCTTGCCAAGCTTTTTGAGCAAAGCGCCGCAGCCTTTGAAGTCACCCAAAACGTAGAGAACCAAATTCGCTTTGCGCGGACTGAACCCTAACCTGGGCCACGTGCCGGTCGGGATCTTGTATTCCCCGTAGCCAATGATCGACGGGCCCCACATCGCAGGCTTTTCACCGGTGACGTCACGCATCATCTTGTCGACCGACTTCGCATCCTTGCGGCGCGTATCGTCTTCAACGGCTGCGATGAAGGCTGCGACCGAGGCTTTGGTCTTCTGAGTCTTTGGTTCGGCCATTAATCCGCCTCCGATAGCCCTGGATGGGCATCCAAAAACGGCCAAACCTGATCGTAGAGGCCGTCGCGCACCAGCGTTGAATGATCCGAGCCGCTGAAGCGTACAAACTGCTTGGGTTCGCGCGCCAATTCGAACATGCGCTCGCCGTGCGCGAACGGGATGACGCTGTCGGTATCCCCGTGTGCGATGAGAACCGGCATCTGCACGCGCGTTATATAGTCGCGCGAACGAAAACTATCCTGAATGAGTCCAGCGAAGACCCCGGCGCCATGTTGACGGGCGATGTCATCGATTCCCGTCATCGGCGCTTCCAAAATCAGTGCGCGCGCTGGCTTCTCAGCAGCGAGTTGAACAGCAACGGCGGAGCCCAGCGAGAAGCCGTGAATGACAATGTCATCAGGCGTGATGCCCTGAGCGATCAGCCAGTCGTAGCCAGCGCGCGCATCAAGACGCAGTCCTTCCTCCGAAGGCGAACCGGTCGAGCCCGAATAGCTGCGATAGTAGAGGGCCAAAAATCCCACACCATGATCAATAATGCGCCGCCACCGGCCATCTTGAATTTCCGGCCGGCCACCATTGCCATCGAAGAAGAGGATTACCGGCTGGCCCGGCCGCGGCGCGTGAAACCACGCCACGAGCACCTCACCATCGGCGGTTGAAATATGCTCGGCGCGCACGCCAGCAATGTCCGGCGCAATCACCGCATGACTTGGGTGATAGATCATGCCGCGGCCGTAGAAATGCAGCCCGGCATAGAGCGCAGCGAGCACGACAATGACGACAAGACCGCCGACAGCGATGGGTTTTAGTCTCACGCTTGCCACCATCGTCTCCTAGCAGAACACGACTAAAGAGCCGGTTCGGATCGAATGTGAGGCGGCGGCGTGCAGTTTTGCGCATAACATCGATGCGATAGCGTGCTCACGCCAAAGGATTGGCTTGCCTTTTCCAAACAGAGACCAACCGCCCTTAGCCGTCGCCTTGATGGCATCCGCGAAGGCAGCGCCCTCGCCATTGGCCAACAAGTCGGCCGGAAGTTGCAGCGCGTCAGCCAACTTGGCGCACTCACGCATCAGCGCGTAACTCGAGCCCACCCACCCATAAGCCTGATCACCGGCGATCAGGACCCGGTCAAAATCTTGCGGGACATAAAAACCCTCAGCATCGTCATGCATGATGAGATGATCGAACTGCCGGGAGGATGCACGCGCAAACGCGCCCGGCTCGGCGCCAGCGTTCTCGGATTCAAACTCAGCGCCATAAGTTTGATAGCGTTCATCAAGCGTGACGTCTTCGTCGCGCTTCAAAGGCGCAGGCAATGCGCCTACATAGTGCAGATGCGCGGCGCACCGGCGCAAATGGTGCAATCCTGTGTAGCCGTAAGCGCCAATACCGATTGAATCGGTTTCGCGCGGCTCTTTGTGAGGCGAACGTCCCGCTGTGGCCAGGACACCGTTGAGCTTGGCGATATCTTCTTCAAACCACTCAGCGCCCTCCTCGTCATTGACGAGAAGGTCCGCGAGCATGCCCACGGAAATAGCCAAGCCCAAATTCAGAGCCCCTTGACGATCTCATCCGTCATTTTCTTCGCATCGCCGAACAGCATCATTGTGTTGTCGCGGAAGAAGAGCTCGTTTTCGACGCCGGCGTAGCCGGAGCCCATACCGCGCTTCACGAAGAGCACCGTCTTCGCCTTTTCGACATCGAGGATCGGCATGCCATAGATTGGCGACTGCGGGTCGGTTTTTGCGATCGGGTTGGTGACATCATTGGCCCCGATCACATAAGCGACGTCGGCTTGGCTGAACTCGTTGTTGATGTCCTCGAGTTCAAAGACTTCATCATAAGGCACGTTCGCTTCGGCGAGCAGAACGTTCATGTGGCCCGGCATACGCCCAGCGACGGGGTGGATGGCGTACTTCACTTCAACGCCTTCCTTCTTCAGCATATCCGCCATTTCGCGAACGCTGTGCTGGGCCTGCGCGACCGCCATGCCATAGCCCGGCACGATGATCACCTTGCTCGCATTCTTCATGATGAAGGCTGCATCGTCGGCGCTGCCTTGCTTCACCGGGCGGGTTTCGACCTTGCCCGCAGACGCACCACCATCAGCAGTGCCGAAGCCACCAAGAATGACGCTGATGAAGCTTCGGTTCATGCCTTTGCACATGATGTAGCTCAAGATTGCGCCCGAAGAGCCAACGAGCGCGCCGGTGATAATCAGCGCCACGTTTTCCAGCGTGAAACCAAGCGCAGCCGCCGCCCAACCCGAGTAGGAGTTCAACATCGACACGACGACGGGCATATCCGCGCCGCCAATCGGGATGATGAGCAGTACGCCAATCAACAATGAGAGACCGACAAGCGCCCAAAAGTGCCACTCAATCGTGCCGGACGACTGCGCCATCATGACGATCAACAAACCAATCAAAGCGGCGATGCCGATATTGATGATGTGACGCGCGGGCAGAATGATCGGCGCGCCCGACATGTTTCCATTCAACTTCGCAAACGCGATAACCGACCCCGTGAACGTGATCGCGCCAATCGCAGTGCCAAGCGAAAGCTCAATCAGCGACTGCAGATGGATGGGCGTGCGCAACAGGTATGCGCCAACATTGCCCTCAGCCGCGATGTGGAAGCTTTCAGGCGCGTAGAACGCCGCCGCCGCCACGGCGACAGCGGCAAGACCGACCAGGGAGTGAAACGCCGCCACTAATTGGGGCATCTCCGTCATCTTGATTGAACGCGCGATAACGGCGCCGATGCCGCCGCCAATAACAATCGCCGCCAGGATAATGGCCCACGTGGTCGCGTCCGGCCCGATCAGCCACAGCGTTGTGACGATCGCAATGCCCATCCCGAGCATGCCGAAATTGTTGCCCTGACGGCTC
It encodes the following:
- a CDS encoding M13 family metallopeptidase, with product MVSFSRRAFGASTLALAAGCATGTNSRGGASSSGANAAIGAYGLDLSAGDASVQPGDNFFRYANGRWLDTTEIPNDQRSWGTFVILGEKASQDQRVIIEEVALAGGAAGSVQQKIAATYNAYLNTDAINARGLAPLQEDLVSIAALRTHEDVIRAMARDDIPTNGPIVAFAGLDARNPQRYVVSFTHAGLGLPEREYYRRSDGEATRTAYVAYVERVLTLAGQSNGAAKARAIMALETQIAELHWPVADRRQRDRTYNLKSRAELRAIAPNFPWDAGLEAAGMGAATEVVVRELSAMAPLAQLFLATPVATWRDYLTFNLISGSADVLPSAIDEANFDFYGRTLNGQPEQQERWKRAVDVIDNVMGEAVGQLYVQRHFPPEAKAQMLELVENLRRAYSQRIDQSPWMTAETKVVAQEKLAAFVPRIGYPDRWRDFTGLEASADDAYGNAKRANKFNNDWATARLWRPVDRGEWNMTPQTVNASYNSVLNVITFPAAILQPPFFDPHADAAVNYGAIGGVIGHEMGHGFDDQGAKSDARGILRDWWSPQDVAAFQDVTGRLSAQYDSFEALPGLNVNGRLTLGENVGDNGGLQVALRAYELSLGGRAAPVRDGLTGQQRFFLGWAQAWRSKYRDEAMRNLVLTNPHSPPQFRVNGVVRNMDAWYEAFGVTPDNDLYLPTNERVTIW
- a CDS encoding alpha/beta hydrolase, whose product is MRLKPIAVGGLVVIVVLAALYAGLHFYGRGMIYHPSHAVIAPDIAGVRAEHISTADGEVLVAWFHAPRPGQPVILFFDGNGGRPEIQDGRWRRIIDHGVGFLALYYRSYSGSTGSPSEEGLRLDARAGYDWLIAQGITPDDIVIHGFSLGSAVAVQLAAEKPARALILEAPMTGIDDIARQHGAGVFAGLIQDSFRSRDYITRVQMPVLIAHGDTDSVIPFAHGERMFELAREPKQFVRFSGSDHSTLVRDGLYDQVWPFLDAHPGLSEAD
- a CDS encoding efflux RND transporter permease subunit; the protein is MLKGLVAWWGHNPVAGNLLMVFVVVAGIFSFNKMEKEFWPPGRDNSVYVQASWAGASPEDMESQVIIRIEEATAGLDGVDWVRSRSGEGFGWVSIQSESGADIDAMTQEVRSRVESISGLPSGMDPIRVTRQVGRNASFIIGLHGNVDERTLRDTAERLRDTISLLPGGANTEVWGARPPEVSIEVSEASLQAFGLTFDDVARAVRSSSVNAGAGAVRTADGNFQLQARNLADTELDFENIIIRQTPDGGIVRVGDVGTVSDGFVDSNLYSRMNGEPAMLVALQTADQFNIWDTSKAVDEALEEFRTTLPQGLQLTIVNDESEGYNELLGLLFQNAAQGFFLIFFLLLLTLHPKVAFWSTLGVMTAFAGSFFLLPYIGVSLNFMSVFGFLLVLGIMVDDAIIVGEAVYERAEKGHHGADAAILATQMVLKPLVASVFVTMIAFAPMMMFSGEVRQFTSAISMVVISTLIFSLIESLIILPAHLAHVTKPNPTGNSVMDRLMRIQQKCAHSVLWVAEHLHGPLVRGAVKLRYFTWAIFLVIMVLGVGLMVSGRVKQTFMPEVEGDFMMANITLPQTTPFSRMEQVGAQLDAARRALEEETQEQAYEDPLTGQQSRGVVRSWSQFIDENTIQAYVGLTPPETRPDMRSRHITERLEQLLGEVPDADQVSFSLSGSGSPSIDLALISNNKEDLEIAVEELKARLLQFEGVTSVRDSQDAANEELRFHLLPGAEQLGITLVDITRQVRQAYFGEEAQRLPRNGDDVRVYVRYPRDDRRTLESLGSFRIRTSDGREVPLAAVATWEFAPGVTGLDRRQRQSSILVTADLVNAEARNDIMRTLDSDFWPNFEARYTTVSRRSIGEAEGQQEFMNEFLMLMTLAFAAIYFLLAVTFRSYAQPLMILCVIPFAIVGALLGHLMFGISFALFSWLGMIAAIGVVVNDNVVLVDRCNQIRGYFALRLKGTGPALPEDGAWEPHEITLPNGQVVEYVGIAPDLEPHEEMIIEGAEHGFKKGPIELKTSSTMSDGPEYRERAEELEGMGFQVMRVTAERGITEASVSRFRQIFLTSVTEFIGTSPMILENAAIVQFLKPMVISLAFGVLICMPATLILTPVFYMIGLDIKRAVGGTFGFYGRLYGGRRKVAAAE
- a CDS encoding M13 family metallopeptidase; protein product: MMMLTRRAMGASSVALLAGCATGAATTGETAPARAPAAIGAWGVDLTARDLNVKPGDDFFRYANGTWLTNTQIPADRTRWGTFDILREKADNDARVIIEEVALAGGAPGTNQQKIADFYNSFLNQQAIDAAGLTPLQSELAAIQALRTHEEVIRFIATPGIAVNSPIAVYVGLDDRNPNRYICTMTHAGIGLPEREYYRRTDGEFPNIRREYEAHITRLMTLADQSNAGAQARRIVALETQIAERHWPIADRRDRDRTYNLKTRAEIRALAPNFPWDASFDAAGLGGVQEVVISELSAMGPLANLFMATPVSTWKSYLTYHLVRNNAAVLPSNIDAEVFAFYGTTLSGQPQQRERWKRAVQAVNGAMGEAIGQIYVQRHFPPASKQQMTELVENLRTAYGQRIDALTWMSAETKVAAREKLATFRPKIGYPDRWRDYAALEVRANDAFGNAKRQGIFDWNFDLARLARPTDKDEWFMTPQTVNAYYNPTFNEVVFPAAILQPPFFDANADPAVNYGAIGGVIGHEMGHGFDDQGAKSDAQGVLRDWWNANDVAAFTQVTDRLAAQYDAFTPLEGIHVNGRLTLGENIGDNGGLQVSRHAYQLSLNGQPAETIDGITGDQRFFLGWAQAWRALIRDAALRNQILTDPHSPSVYRCNGTVRNMDSWYEAFNVQPGDALYLAPADRVTIW
- a CDS encoding efflux RND transporter periplasmic adaptor subunit gives rise to the protein MNKMDLNMTTQTAHEEDKPLGFWGTIKKIVIFAAPLVVIIGGGVLLALMVITGPKAKEKGEAPHAPAVQFAVAHARPTTVSVSVQGEARPRVEATLAAQVAGRVVWASPKFAEGGSFTEGEVMARIDAADYQLAVVRARAQVAQAQEALTREEAEGELARQDWQALGRGEAPPLAVREPQLAQARAQLASAEASLRSAELDLNRASIRAPFTGRVRERRANVGDYVGPGSPVAVMFSTDSMEIRVPLTDADLASMHLPVGFNASTANPGPAAHVTSVTGGRIQAWEGRLVRTEASVDARTRLVYGVVEVRDPFSARHTAPLAPGMFVMTRLEGSNRETLVAAPRSALKRNEFVYVVTAQNTIDVRQVRAAQTTADEVLFREGLADGERVVVSVLTSPRQGMEVTPIDREGETTPAATPPAQPSEQELEIRR
- a CDS encoding DUF1801 domain-containing protein is translated as MAEPKTQKTKASVAAFIAAVEDDTRRKDAKSVDKMMRDVTGEKPAMWGPSIIGYGEYKIPTGTWPRLGFSPRKANLVLYVLGDFKGCGALLKKLGKHKTGRSCLYINKLADVDEAVLRELTQASWSHMNAKYD